GCGTTCCGATACCAAATTTGCCGATTAGATAAGCCATAGCTGAAAATGCAGCCACTGGGCTAAAGAGCATAAGCCAGCTAAGAAGTTTCAAGACATAGTGCTGGATAAATTCAAGTGGCTTTAGGCAAGCTTGTTTTTTATCATGAGCTAGCAGCGAAAGCACGATAGCAACGATAATAGCCATAAAAAGTACTTGAAGTGTGTTTGATTTTATAAATGGATCAAGTATATGCACGTATGGGAAAATGTCATCTACTGGCACAGCACCTCTTAAAAGATGAAGTGTATGTGCTACAAATCCGCTATTTGCGTCCATATTTGCAGCTTGAGATGTAAATTTAGCTACGCTTGAGGCATCAAGCTGAGTGTAGTCAAGATTCATGCCATGTCCTGGACGAAGTGTCTCACCAAAGATGATACCAACAGCAAGCGCAAGTGTGCTAACTATCTCAAAATAGATAAATGCCTTTAATCCAATAGATCCAAGATCTTTTAAACTCTCAAGCCCAACGATACCTGAAACGATCGTTAAAAAGATAATAGGGCCAATTAAAATTTTAAGTGCTTTTATAAAATAATCAATACCTGGTTTGCTTGCTATACCAAGCTCAGGTGCAACCATGCCAACGATAACGCCACCAACAATACCGATCACAACCCAAAAGGCAAGATTGGTAAATAATCTTACAGCAAGATTTCCTTGCTTTTTAGCATTATTCATAAATTTTCCCCTTTATAGGCTTTCTCTGATCTTAGCAGAGATAATCTTATCGCCTTGTCTTATAGCGTCAAGCACCTTTAGGCTCTCATCATCAACGCATTTTCCAAAGACTGTATGCACGCCGTCAAGATGAGGTTGTTTGCTGTGACAGATGAAAAACTGTGATCCGCCAGTATCACGCCCTGCATGAGCCATACTTAGGCTACCGCGCTCGTGCTTTACCCCTTGCTTATCGCATTCGCATTTTATTCTCCAGCCAGGACCGCCCGTGCCTGTGCCATTTGGGCAGCCGCCTTGGATGACAAAATTTGGTATAACTCTGTGAAAATTTAGACCATTATAAAAGCCTGATTTTATCAAATGGACAAAATTTGCGACAGCTTGTGGAGTTTCTTCGGCAAAAAGTTCAAGTCTGATCTCGCCTTTGTCTGTCTCTAAAACTGCAAATTTATCTTTTTTAAGCTCATCTAAATTTATATCATAAACTTTTAATTCATCAAAACGCATGTATTTCCTTTTTATTCGATATTTGTATAAACTGCTTGAACGTCATCATCGTCT
Above is a genomic segment from Campylobacter concisus containing:
- a CDS encoding peptidylprolyl isomerase, which gives rise to MRFDELKVYDINLDELKKDKFAVLETDKGEIRLELFAEETPQAVANFVHLIKSGFYNGLNFHRVIPNFVIQGGCPNGTGTGGPGWRIKCECDKQGVKHERGSLSMAHAGRDTGGSQFFICHSKQPHLDGVHTVFGKCVDDESLKVLDAIRQGDKIISAKIRESL
- a CDS encoding cation:dicarboxylate symporter family transporter yields the protein MNNAKKQGNLAVRLFTNLAFWVVIGIVGGVIVGMVAPELGIASKPGIDYFIKALKILIGPIIFLTIVSGIVGLESLKDLGSIGLKAFIYFEIVSTLALAVGIIFGETLRPGHGMNLDYTQLDASSVAKFTSQAANMDANSGFVAHTLHLLRGAVPVDDIFPYVHILDPFIKSNTLQVLFMAIIVAIVLSLLAHDKKQACLKPLEFIQHYVLKLLSWLMLFSPVAAFSAMAYLIGKFGIGTLLGMMELLVVMALASCFFIFVVLGVICYFAKINVFKFMRFISKEVLVVFATSSSETALAPLMQKLESAGINRGAVGLIIPTGYSFNLDCTNIYLSLSVIFLAQAFNIPLSFEHLISILIVLMITSKGAVGVTGSGFVVLAGTLSALPSTGIPVVTVAVLLGVDKFMSEMRAVGNLCGNAVGCMIVSIWDKKVDMDKFRYALDHPEEFHFHS